The nucleotide window CTGTGAAGTCTCTCTCGAAAGATATATGAAATGTGGATTTGGCGTATGCGGACAATGTACTGTAGATGGAACAGGGGAGCGAATGTGCCGAGAAGGTCCAGTTCAAGATGGAGCTTATGCTCTTCAAAATTTCTCTGATTTTGGGAAATATCATCGCGGAGCAGAGGGACAGAAGATACTGTGGTGATCAAGACAGGAACAAAGTATGATGAGAAAAAATCTTCTTTTTCGCTCTTATGACCATGAAGATTTCATGCGAATATCTCTATCGGCGTTTTTGGGAGATTTTTCCTGCCACTTTGTCGTTTTCTCTTCTTCTCGTTCCGATTTTTCTCTCGTTTTCGTATCCAAAAGCAGTCGCTGTTTCTGTGGTGATATATGCATTTTTGTGGTTTATGCGAACCGTGGAATATTCTGTTTTCCTCATATTTTCGTTCTGGAAATTTAAGAAATCAGCAGCAGAGAATTGGGCAAAAAAAATAATCAGTCTCGAAACTGGTGAATGCTTAACAAGAGAGGAAAAAAATATTCGTGATGTACTCATTCAGAAAAAAGATTGGATTTCTCCAAGAGAAGTAAAACATCTCGTCATCATTGCAATGTACGATGAGGATATTGAAATTTTACGAGAAACCTTTTTTTCTCTTCAAAATTCGGATTTTGATCTTCAAAAATTATTTGTATGTCTTGCGACAGAAGAACGAAAATCCGTTTTGGGGAGAAAAAATTCAGAAATTCTCAAACACGAATTTTCTGGTATATTCGGAAATCTTTTTTTTGTTGAACATCCAGGTGGCATTTCGGGAGAAGTTCAGGGGAAGGGCTCAAACATTAGTTTTGCGGTTCGAGAAGTCTCTGCACAGATTGCTCTTCATGAAGATCTCCGAAATATTCTCGTGACTACTCTCGATTCTGACAACAAGGTGGATGTGCAATATTTTTCATGTCTTACGTATCATTTTTGCCTTCAAAACAATCGACAAAAACAGAGCTATCAGCCCCTTCCTCTTTTTTATAACAATATTTGGGATGTTCCTCTCCTCAACAGAATTCTCGCCATTTCCAGTGGATTCTGGCATATGATTGAAAGTGGTCGCCCTGATCGACTTCGGAACTTTTCTTCTCATGCTCAGCCGCTTCTTGCTCTTCAAGAAATGAACTATTGGGCAGTGGACACTATTGTGGAAGACGGACATCAGTTCTGGAGGTCTTTTCTTCATTTCAAGGGAGAATATGAAGTTGTTCCTCTCTTTATCCCGATTTATCAGGATGCCGTGCTCAATGCGAATTATTACAGGTCAGTTTTGGGACAATACAAACAAATGCGAAGATGGGCGTGGGGATGTAGTGATATTCCTTTTTGCGCTGTGAATTTTTGGAAAAAACGTCGTGAGCTTCCCTTGGGAAAAACGATTCTTCAATTTGTGAGACTCGTAGAAGGGCATATTATGTGGGCAACTACAGCAATTTTTGTGACATTTACGATTCGAATGCCTCAAATAGTGAGTTCTGAATTTAGTGAAACAAATATTTCGGTAAATTTGGCGTATCTTCTCCAAAACTTTTTTGGAGTTGCGATCATTGGAATTGTTTTATCCATGACCGTTTCTCTTATTACCTTGCCAAAAGCTCCAACGAGAAAGAAGTTCTTCTCCCTCTTCTGGCAATGGATTTTTCTCCCCATAGTCATTATTATCTTTGGATCTTTTCCGGCTCTTGATGCGCAAATACGTCTTTTTCTCAAAAAACCATTGGAATTTAATGTTACTGAAAAAAAGAGAATTTCAAAGGAGGTATATGGTCATGTTCCGATATAAAAACTAAGGAAATAAAGCGGTACCATTTCTCGTAATTTCACCTATACTAGATCCATGAGTCTTCCTCTCTCACGTCTCTGCGCTATCCCTATTGAGATGCCAAACGGAACCTTTGAAATTCCTACAGGAATTTATGTGGATTCTCAAACGGGAAAAGTAACGGGAATTCTTACTCTCCACGGAGTGCTTTCTCCCGATGCGGTTATCGAGAAGAAACATGGATGGAAGACTTCTGGAGATTTTCTTCATGATACACCAGGGGAAAATTGGAAAGAATTTTCCGTGTGTTCGAAAACAGGGACTTTTTATGGGAACGTTCAGGAGATTTGGATTGATCCACTCCTTTTTGTTGTTACGAAAATTGAATGTCAAAAATCAATTCTTCTCATTCCCATCTCGAAGAGAATTTTTAGTTTTCAGGATATTCAGGAGGTAATTCCAGAGAAAAAAATGATTCTTGTTCAAGATGATAACCGAGTATTTATACCAAAAGAAGAACTTTCTCCGTATGTGTAGGAGATGTTCTTATACCACTTCGCTTTAAAAATAGCACTTTTCAATACTGCGAAGCTTTTGAAACAATAATGGAGCAGAGAAAGCTTCGTGGCATAATACTAAAATTGAGTATCCTTTTAAAAGCGAAGCAGTATTAAATGACGGTTTCGCGAAAAGA belongs to Candidatus Peregrinibacteria bacterium and includes:
- a CDS encoding glycosyltransferase family 2 protein, with translation MKISCEYLYRRFWEIFPATLSFSLLLVPIFLSFSYPKAVAVSVVIYAFLWFMRTVEYSVFLIFSFWKFKKSAAENWAKKIISLETGECLTREEKNIRDVLIQKKDWISPREVKHLVIIAMYDEDIEILRETFFSLQNSDFDLQKLFVCLATEERKSVLGRKNSEILKHEFSGIFGNLFFVEHPGGISGEVQGKGSNISFAVREVSAQIALHEDLRNILVTTLDSDNKVDVQYFSCLTYHFCLQNNRQKQSYQPLPLFYNNIWDVPLLNRILAISSGFWHMIESGRPDRLRNFSSHAQPLLALQEMNYWAVDTIVEDGHQFWRSFLHFKGEYEVVPLFIPIYQDAVLNANYYRSVLGQYKQMRRWAWGCSDIPFCAVNFWKKRRELPLGKTILQFVRLVEGHIMWATTAIFVTFTIRMPQIVSSEFSETNISVNLAYLLQNFFGVAIIGIVLSMTVSLITLPKAPTRKKFFSLFWQWIFLPIVIIIFGSFPALDAQIRLFLKKPLEFNVTEKKRISKEVYGHVPI